GCTGCATTGGCCGGAAACCATGATGACTTATGATCAAAAGGATAAAATTCTTTTTTCCGGCGATGCGTTTGGCAGTTTCGGAACGCTTGATGGTGGCGTTTTCGACGATGAATTGAATATGTCGTTTTACGACGATGAAATTCGCCGCTACTACTCGAACATTGTTGGCAAATTTGCCAAGTTTGTGCAGAAGGCGCTTCAAAAATTGAGCACGCTTGAAGTAAAGGTGATTGCTGCAACACATGGACCGATTTGGCGCGAAGGCATTAAGAGCATCATCGACCGATACGACCGTTGGAGCCGCTATCAAACCGAAGAGGGCGTTGTCATCGTTTATGGAACGATGTATGGTAACACGGAGCAAATGGCGGATGTCATTGGTCGCGAACTGGCCGAAAACGGCATCAAAAACATTCACATTTTTGATTCATCAAAAACAAATGCCTCTTACATCATCAGCCAAATCTATAAATATAAAGGCGTGATTTTGGGCAGCTGCGCCTACAACAACGACATGTTCCCAAATATGGAATCGCTGATTCGCAAGATTGAAAATGGCGGCATTCAAGACCATATGCTTGGTGTTTTTGGCTCGTTTGCGTGGAGCGGCGGCGGGGTGAAGCGATTGAATGAATTTGCCGAAAATATCAAATGGGAAATTATTTCCGACTCGGTCGAGCAAAAAGGCGGGATGCACGACATGAGCTATGATCGCTGTGTGTCTATGGCGCGCAACATGGCAAAACGCTTAAAGGAAACGTTTGCCTAATTTGCCATTCAGGCAACGGTGTAAAAACAGCAACCCCCATACGCAATTTGTGTATGGGGGTTTTTCGTTTATTCCGCATATTTTTACGATTTCCTTAAATCCGAAAGTTTATCCTTAGCAAGCGTATAATTTTTACGCGCATCAACTGCAAGACGCTCCGCTTGTTTTAGCAAGCTACGATCGAACTCTAAATTGTCATCTATTGCTTGTTTGAAAACATCTAACGCTTTTAAACTCATTCGTTCCGCATCTTCGCTGTTGATTTGCGCTTTTCTATATAAAACGAGCGCTTCAGAAAGATCTTTTCCAAATCGCTTGCGCATTTGAGCTTCTTCTTCAAGCCGCGCTTGTTCTATAGTTGTTGTGATCTCCTGGAGAATCTGCTCGAGTTTCGCTAAAGTGTTTTTTCCCTCCTCAACTCTTTTCAGAAAGTCTTCCCGTTCTTTTCGCTTTGCCTCTTCTATTTTTTGTGCCGCTTCCTCTGCGGCTTTTTGGCGCGCCATTTCTTCGCGTTGCTTTTTGCGATCAGCGTAGCCACTTTCATGCTCCTTTACAATGCGCAAAAATTCTTCCGATTCATTGAATTTTGGATAGAGAACCAAATACTCATAAAACTCTCTATCTTGTTCAATTTTATTATCCAAAACCTGCACAAGTTGCTCTACGCTGGTTAATCCTTCATAAATAATTTGCGCGGCTTCCTCAAACTTTCGTTTCTTTTCAATGGCTTCTTTGAATTCAGAGAGTTCATCGTTGACTGTTGTGGCAATTTCGGTTGTTTTCGGCTTGAGTTTTACCGCTGTTCCATACATTTGCAGATAGAAGAATTGGAAGCCTTGCGAATCGATATCAATATCTTGGCGCATGCCGATAATCGCATCTGCGCCCAATAGTTGCGCGCGTTTTTTTAATTCCTCCACAGAAATGAAAAAAGCTCTATCAAATAGCCCATGTCCAGGAGAAACTTCAAGCGTACCAAAAACAAATGCGTATCCAAACCTGCTCCAATCGACCTGTCGTTTTTTGTCAATTTGTCCTTGTTCTTTATACTTTAGGAGCTCGTATTCGTAATACTCTTCCAACTGAGAATACTTGCTGGAGAAAAATCCCTTGTTTGATAATTGAAAATAAACAGGGCCGATGACATCGTAGTCATCTTTCAAATCTGCAGTGGTGACAATCATGGTTTGATAATTAGAGGTTAAGGGTTTGGGTTAAATAAAGGAAACGGTCATGCTGTTATCAAGCGAACGGCCTTTCAAATTTGGGATGTGCAATATACAGATAACAATGTATTTCTTCTTCCATGTTTTGATAGGCTTATTTCTCTTATCGCGCTTCCTTCGGAGAAATCCCTCACTTATTTGTAAATTATGGCTCATTTTCCGCAAACAGTTCCATGGCTTTAAATATTGATATGACACTTAGCAAAACCTTTGATGTGTTGATTCCAATTGCCGCCTTGTTTGTCGCCTTTGCACTTGGAGGCATTTTGATATGGCTCATCGGGCAAGACCCATTTGCAATTTATGGTAAAATGTTTTCCATGACGCTTGGCAATGAATACGGTATTGGGCAAGTGCTTTTTCGGGCTACGCCGTTGA
Above is a window of Chloroherpeton thalassium ATCC 35110 DNA encoding:
- a CDS encoding FprA family A-type flavoprotein, which encodes MQKVNISDDIFWVGVNDRRTELFENMWPIPQGVCYNSYIINDEKVAIVDTVEVSAVDEYLDKLEQIIGDDRTVDYLIINHMEPDHSGAVRSIRQKYPNVAIVGNKKTFEMLEKFYGISDNLHLVEDGDELELGSHKLKFYMTPMLHWPETMMTYDQKDKILFSGDAFGSFGTLDGGVFDDELNMSFYDDEIRRYYSNIVGKFAKFVQKALQKLSTLEVKVIAATHGPIWREGIKSIIDRYDRWSRYQTEEGVVIVYGTMYGNTEQMADVIGRELAENGIKNIHIFDSSKTNASYIISQIYKYKGVILGSCAYNNDMFPNMESLIRKIENGGIQDHMLGVFGSFAWSGGGVKRLNEFAENIKWEIISDSVEQKGGMHDMSYDRCVSMARNMAKRLKETFA
- a CDS encoding heavy metal-binding domain-containing protein, with the protein product MIVTTADLKDDYDVIGPVYFQLSNKGFFSSKYSQLEEYYEYELLKYKEQGQIDKKRQVDWSRFGYAFVFGTLEVSPGHGLFDRAFFISVEELKKRAQLLGADAIIGMRQDIDIDSQGFQFFYLQMYGTAVKLKPKTTEIATTVNDELSEFKEAIEKKRKFEEAAQIIYEGLTSVEQLVQVLDNKIEQDREFYEYLVLYPKFNESEEFLRIVKEHESGYADRKKQREEMARQKAAEEAAQKIEEAKRKEREDFLKRVEEGKNTLAKLEQILQEITTTIEQARLEEEAQMRKRFGKDLSEALVLYRKAQINSEDAERMSLKALDVFKQAIDDNLEFDRSLLKQAERLAVDARKNYTLAKDKLSDLRKS